From the Candidatus Zixiibacteriota bacterium genome, one window contains:
- the queG gene encoding tRNA epoxyqueuosine(34) reductase QueG, whose protein sequence is MGGITTPDIMPDDKERLHQWLEKGHHADMEWMARSRDRRVDPLLSLPNVKSIIMLGVNYYQPDSKETAPGYGRVARYARGRDYHKVIGRMTKHLISKIQDTLGSRTDHDFFWYVDYGPFLERAYAGKAGLGFVGKNGMLINRTFGSWFFISEILTSVELEPDEPFGGNHGRCGKCTLCVDACPTGAILPGNVIDSRKCISYLTVERPSQIPEDLAAKMGNLLFGCDICQKVCPHNGRAKLTRHAEFLSAAGVGELLDLKRVLSMTTREEFLNLTAGTPLTRPRLEGLQQVARIVLMNQDL, encoded by the coding sequence ATGGGAGGGATAACCACTCCCGATATTATGCCCGATGACAAAGAGCGACTGCATCAATGGCTGGAGAAGGGACACCACGCCGATATGGAATGGATGGCTCGGTCACGGGATCGTCGCGTCGATCCGTTGCTGTCACTCCCCAACGTCAAATCAATCATCATGCTGGGCGTCAACTACTATCAACCCGATTCGAAAGAGACAGCTCCTGGCTATGGGCGTGTGGCGCGATATGCTCGCGGACGGGATTATCACAAGGTCATTGGTCGTATGACCAAACATCTGATCAGCAAAATACAGGATACGCTTGGCAGTCGGACGGATCATGATTTTTTCTGGTATGTCGATTATGGTCCTTTCCTTGAACGGGCTTATGCTGGCAAAGCCGGACTCGGATTTGTTGGCAAGAACGGCATGTTGATCAACCGGACGTTTGGATCATGGTTTTTCATCTCGGAAATATTGACTTCGGTCGAATTGGAACCGGATGAACCGTTCGGTGGCAATCATGGTCGCTGCGGCAAATGTACCCTCTGTGTGGATGCCTGCCCGACGGGTGCGATTCTGCCGGGCAACGTTATCGACTCACGCAAATGTATTTCGTACTTGACCGTCGAACGTCCATCCCAAATCCCGGAGGACTTGGCCGCCAAGATGGGCAACCTGCTCTTTGGGTGTGACATTTGCCAGAAAGTGTGTCCGCATAATGGGCGTGCCAAGCTGACTCGCCACGCCGAGTTTCTATCTGCGGCCGGAGTGGGGGAGTTGCTTGATCTCAAACGGGTGCTCTCCATGACTACGCGTGAGGAGTTCCTCAATCTGACTGCCGGTACTCCGCTCACACGGCCGCGATTGGAAGGACTTCAGCAAGTTGCTCGTATTGTTCTGATGAATCAGGATTTGTAG